In the Desulfosporosinus acidiphilus SJ4 genome, TACTTTTACTTTATTTCTTTCCTTAATTACGATAACCCTTTGCAATGACATCTATTCAGTACGATCTTTATCAATCAACAAGTTCAGATCCGATTTAAGCAAAAAAACTCAGGAATTCTCTCCTACCCCAACGCCTCCCTTTTTGAGATATAAGTCAATGCATTTATTTAAAGACATCGGCAAACCAAAAGGTGCACTGTAATATGCCTTATCGCAAACCCTTGGTTAATGGAATCATTCTCTAGAGAACATCTTCCCGCTCTCCAAAGCCCGGGACTGAACGTCCAAGCGCGAGGTCTTTACGGGAGCAGCCTAGCAAACTTCGTGAAAGCGACCCGACCTCAGAGACGGGGCGGCGCATAGGATGTGCGCCGCCGCCATAGCGCCAGGGATGGTGCTTATGGCACGATAGTCTCCAGTGGAGACTATCGCCGAAGGCGGGTTCTTCAAAAAATACTATCGCCGTAGGATGAACCCCTCTCCCCCAAGAAGGAGCTTAAACGCTAGTTTGCTCTGCGAACGTAGGACCGAGCGCTGTGCACTCAAGTCCCCCCACCTAAAAAATCCGGCCCAAACGACTCCGGCAGCAACTTCCTCAACGTCGTCCATCGAGTTTCCCTTCGGCCATTAACCAAAATCACTATACAATCCTCAGCAAATTCCCGGATCACCTGCCGGCAGGCACCACAAGGAGAGGGAAACTCATCAGTCGGAACAGCAATAACAATAGCCTCTAGTTTACGCTCACCTTTAGCTGCGGCCTGGAAAATTGCATTCCTCTCCGCGCATACTGTCAAACCGTAGCTGGCATTCTCAACATTACAGCCACTAAATATCAATCCCGAAGAAAACAGTGCCGCCGCACCCACCGGATAATGAGAATACGGAACATAGGCCTGCTGATAAGCAGCAGCAGCCTTGTTGATAAGTTCATCTCTCACTTCAGGCAGGATATTAGATTCAGTAATCTCTGACAACTGAGAATCAACCTGTTTCACACTCCGACAACTCCTTTTAAAAAACAGTTCCTTACGACACTTAAGTGCAAAAAGAACTGTTCTAGTAAAACTTTACAATTAGTACCAGAAAGTCTAAACCACTCTCCTCT is a window encoding:
- a CDS encoding cytidine deaminase; the protein is MKQVDSQLSEITESNILPEVRDELINKAAAAYQQAYVPYSHYPVGAAALFSSGLIFSGCNVENASYGLTVCAERNAIFQAAAKGERKLEAIVIAVPTDEFPSPCGACRQVIREFAEDCIVILVNGRRETRWTTLRKLLPESFGPDFLGGGT